A genomic region of Leptidea sinapis chromosome 46, ilLepSina1.1, whole genome shotgun sequence contains the following coding sequences:
- the LOC126977985 gene encoding minor histocompatibility antigen H13 isoform X2, which yields MESGERAETMSNKDALMFPIIASCALFGLYIFFQFFSKEYINLLLTGYFFFLGVLALSHLLSPIIALVVPASVPNVPYHILFTRGDQDARSDIVNYKFTSYDVICLVISLILGAWYLFKKHWIANNLFGIAFAINGVELLHLNNVVTGCILLCGLFLYDIFWVFGTNVMVTVAKSFEAPIKLVFPQDLLVNGLNASNFAMLGLGDIVVPGIFIALLLRFDKSLARGSELYFRATFSAYVLGLLATILVMHMFKHAQPALLYLVPACLGTPLAIALLKGDINALFNYEDQPALVETPETSKTKKSE from the exons ATG gaGTCAGGCGAGCGAGCTGAAACAATGTCCAACAAGGATGCTCTTATGTTCCCCATCATTGCTTCGTGTGCCCTCTTTGGTCTCTACATATTCTTCCAGTTCTTCTCTAAGGAGTACATCAACCTGCTTCTCACTGGCTACTTCTTCTTCCTAGGAGTATTGGCGCTTAGTCATTTATTAAG CCCTATAATCGCGCTGGTAGTCCCCGCGTCAGTACCCAACGTACCCTACCACATCCTGTTCACGCGCGGCGACCAGGACGCGCGCTCCGACATCGTCAACTACAAGTTCACCTCGTACGACGTCATCTGCCTCGTCATATCCCTCATCCTGGGCGCCTGGTATCTCTTCAAGAAG CACTGGATCGCGAACAACCTGTTCGGCATCGCGTTCGCCATCAATGGCGTCGAACTTTTGCACCTGAATAATGTGGTAACGGGCTGCATTCTGCTGTGTGGGCTGTTCCTTTATGACATCTTCTGGGTGTTCGGCACCAACGTCATGGTCACCGTCGCCAAATCCTTCGAGGCCCCCATCAAAC TGGTGTTCCCTCAAGACCTGCTCGTGAACGGTCTGAACGCCAGCAACTTCGCCATGCTGGGTCTGGGTGACATCGTGGTGCCGGGCATCTTTATCGCGCTGCTGCTCCGCTTCGACAAAAGCCTGGCGCGCGGCTCCGAACTGTACTTCCGTGCCACCTTCTCCGCGTACGTCCTGGGCCTGCTGGCCACCATCCTCGTGATGCACATGTTCAAGCACGCGCAGCCGGCGCTGCTGTACCTGGTGCCCGCGTGTCTGGGCACGCCGCTGGCGATCGCTCTGCTCAAAGGAGATATCAATGCCTTGTTCAA TTATGAAGACCAACCAGCGCTTGTGGAAACGCCAGAGacaagtaaaacaaaaaaatctgaATAG